A single Phytohabitans houttuyneae DNA region contains:
- a CDS encoding DUF5980 family protein — MSRPPLSLARLALGLITALTLALVASQPAAAASTTTTPPATTWQLASIGQRICIPAGESWWTYFWITIDGQWSTPIEVGARNLRAGTTTSLPHAPIPPGSSDGHVALNLIAMTLPPLPFGVYQPELTASDGTVTQSVPVTIQVQERWGCA, encoded by the coding sequence ATGTCGCGACCGCCCCTCAGCCTCGCCCGGCTTGCGCTCGGGCTGATCACCGCGCTCACGCTGGCACTGGTCGCCAGCCAGCCGGCCGCCGCCGCGAGCACCACCACCACTCCGCCGGCGACGACATGGCAGCTGGCCAGCATCGGACAGCGGATCTGTATCCCGGCCGGCGAGTCCTGGTGGACCTACTTCTGGATCACCATCGACGGGCAGTGGTCGACACCGATCGAGGTCGGCGCGCGCAACCTGCGCGCCGGCACGACCACGAGCCTTCCGCACGCGCCGATCCCACCCGGTTCGAGTGACGGGCACGTCGCGCTCAACCTGATCGCGATGACGCTGCCGCCGCTGCCGTTCGGCGTGTACCAGCCGGAGCTGACAGCCTCGGACGGGACCGTGACGCAGAGCGTGCCCGTCACGATCCAGGTGCAGGAGCGCTGGGGCTGCGCCTAG